A window of the Salarias fasciatus chromosome 7, fSalaFa1.1, whole genome shotgun sequence genome harbors these coding sequences:
- the LOC115391385 gene encoding extensin-1-like, with amino-acid sequence MAQGRGTPPPTRQRPPPNRQRRPPPTRQRPPPNRQRRPPPTMQRPPPTTQRRPPPTTQRRPPPNGQRRPPPTMQRPPPNGQRRPPPNGQRRPPPTTQRRPPPNGQRRPPPNGQRRPPPTTQRRPPPNRQRPPPTMQRPPPNGQRRPPPTRQRRPPPNRQRRPPPTMQRPPPNGQRRPPPTTQRRPPPNGQRRPPPTTQRRPPPNRQRRPPPNGQRRPPPTTQRTPPPTKNRGALPTRQLRPPPTTQKGPPPTRQRRPPPTKHHQAPPTTHCWAPPSSHMGAPPTNHHPAPPTNHS; translated from the coding sequence ATGGCTCAAGGGCGTGGTACTCCTCCACCCACCAGGCAGAGACCTCCACCCAACAGGCAGAGGAGACCTCCACCCACCAGGCAGAGACCTCCACCCAACAGGCAGAGGAGACCTCCACCCACCATGCAGAGACCTCCACCCACCACACAGAGGAGACCTCCACCCACCACGCAGAGGAGACCTCCACCCAACGGGCAGAGGAGACCTCCACCCACCATGCAGAGACCTCCACCCAACGGGCAGAGGAGACCTCCACCCAACGGGCAGAGGAGACCTCCACCCACCACACAGAGGAGACCTCCACCCAACGGGCAGAGGAGACCTCCACCCAACGGGCAGAGGAGACCTCCACCCACCACACAGAGGAGACCTCCACCCAACAGGCAGAGACCTCCACCCACCATGCAGAGACCTCCACCCAACGGGCAGAGGAGACCTCCACCCACCAGGCAGAGGAGACCTCCACCCAACAGGCAGAGGAGACCTCCACCCACCATGCAGAGACCTCCACCCAACGGGCAGAGGAGACCTCCACCCACCACACAGAGGAGACCTCCACCCAACGGGCAGAGGAGACCTCCACCCACCACACAGAGGAGACCTCCACCCAACAGGCAGAGGAGACCTCCACCCAACGGGCAGAGGAGACCTCCACCCACCACGCAGAGGACACCTCCACCCACCAAAAACAGGGGCGCTCTACCCACCAGGCAATTGAGACCTCCACCCACCACACAGAAAGGACCTCCACCCACCAGGCAGAGAAGACCTCCACCCACCAAGCACCATCAAGCTCCGCCCACCACCCACTGTTGGGCTCCACCCAGCAGTCACATGGGAGCTCCACCCACCAACCAccatccagctccacccaccaacCACAGTTGA